The DNA segment AAAAGAAGTACATCAAAACTTTATCCGTGGACAATATGGTCCTGGTGAAGTGGATGGTAAAGAACTAAAAGGCTACCGTCAAGAAGACAATGTCGATCCACATTCGAATACAGAAACATTTGTGGCAGCCAAACTTGAAATCGACAATTTCCGCTGGGCTGGCGTTCCATTTTACATTCGTACTGGTAAACGTCTTGCGAAGAAAACTACACAAATCGCGATTCAATTCAAAGATGTGCCGCTAAACCTATTTGGTCATCAACAATCACTTGGTGGAAATGTCCTTGTTATTCATATCCAACCTGATGAAGGTATTACTCTTCATCTAAATGTGAAAGAGCCTGGACAAGGAATGGTTACGATGCCAGTTAATTTAAACTATGTTCATTCTTCTCCAGATGGTATGAATACACCTGAAGCATATGAAAAATTAATTCTAGACTGTTTGCGCGGCGATGCGACTTACTTCTCTCATTGGGATGAAGTATCACTTTCCTGGAACTTTATTGATCATGTGGCGGATGTTTGGACGAATACAAAAGATTATTTCCCTAATTATAAATCCGGCTCCATGGGTCCAAAAGAAGCAGACGAACTTATTCAACGCGACGGATTCCAGTGGTTCCCAATCGATTAATCAAAAAACCAGAAATATGGCTAAGTTAGCCTGTTTCTGGTTTTCTTTGTTTACTTGCAAAAGTTCCCTAGCATGTTAGAATAGAGAGGAAAACTAACTAGTTAAAGGAGCTCATATAATGGCTGAAAATATCGATGACTATCTTGAAAAAGGCATGTATGGGGCAAAAGAAATTAATCCCGCTGAGAAGAAGAAATATTTAGGAACTTACCGTGAACGAGTATTAGTCGCTCTTACAAAAGAAGAAGTTTTGACCCAAGAATATCTTCCAGAACTAGAAAAAGCAATACTAGAGAATAATGACTCCAAACTTCTCTTAAATGGATTACTGCATTACAATTCTTTACGCCCTTACATTAAGTTAGCGGAAAAATGTAAACATGAATTTTCCATCGTTAGTCGCTTAGAAGGTGAAACAGATATTTACCTCGTCCTCGCCTGTCAAAAAGCGGTAAACAAAGAAGATATTCATTTATATAAAGAAGAACCAGTAGAACAAGAAGAAGAACCTGTCTCTTTATTAGAGAAGGTTCGCAAATTGTTTCAATAATTTTCCGCGTACTATTTAGGAGGTTCATTTATGCTACATCTTATTGCCATATCACTCGCTATTTTGATGGCGTTACAAACCATATATTTCTTCATTCGAAAAAATATTAATATGGGTGTTATGTTTTTGCTCATTACTGCTGCCCTGCTTCTACTCAGCACCATCTAGTGGCGTATTTGTCTCGACGGCTTGCTTTAATTCGCGCTGCATAACTCCTATCCCTGTTGCCCCTTCAAGCGGAAAACTAAATAACTGTTTCCCGTCTGTAATACTCGCTAATAACCCTCTGAATTTTTTGCCGCCTAACATCGGTACTCGTTCAGTAGGGTTTATTTGTAGTTTTTGCCACTGCTTTTTTAGTTCCTCCATCTGAATGGTATTGTCATTTGTCCCTTGTATCGTAAAACGAACATCGTATGTTTCTGAAATAATATCATCTGGTCGTAAAAAGCCGTATTTAGGAGATAAAATTAAATAATCATTCGCAAATTGCTCTGCATAAGCTTTACTCAAACGATGAAAGGTTCCAGTGTAAACTTCTTTTGCTTTCATTGGACCAATATTTGGATATTTATCCCATATTTTCGGTTTTCCTGATGCGATAATTATCAGGTTTGTTTTATTGGATATTCCCACATCATCACGCTTCCTTGTCTCTCTTCGGTATCTTTTTCTTCTATATGTACGAAACGATTATGTTTTAACACTTGGATAGATGCCTCATTTTGCTCATAACATCTGGCAAATATACGAATAATGTTAGGCTGTTCCGCTAGCCAAGCAATCATTTCGCTAAGCGCCTCTGACATATAACCTTTATTTTGATATTCTGGCACTATACTATATCCTAGCTCTATTTCCCCAGTCTCATCAGGGTTTCCTTGACCACCAATTTCACCGATAATTTTATTTTCTTGTTTTAAAACGACTAAA comes from the Listeria welshimeri serovar 6b str. SLCC5334 genome and includes:
- a CDS encoding DUF6884 domain-containing protein gives rise to the protein MGISNKTNLIIIASGKPKIWDKYPNIGPMKAKEVYTGTFHRLSKAYAEQFANDYLILSPKYGFLRPDDIISETYDVRFTIQGTNDNTIQMEELKKQWQKLQINPTERVPMLGGKKFRGLLASITDGKQLFSFPLEGATGIGVMQRELKQAVETNTPLDGAE
- a CDS encoding GNAT family N-acetyltransferase, whose amino-acid sequence is MDNLETDRLILINYTLEMIQATIGGTEALERASGYQVSPDWPGIDFFFYLPYVLENVKKDDRMIKWTRLVVLKQENKIIGEIGGQGNPDETGEIELGYSIVPEYQNKGYMSEALSEMIAWLAEQPNIIRIFARCYEQNEASIQVLKHNRFVHIEEKDTEERQGSVMMWEYPIKQT
- a CDS encoding YueI family protein, yielding MAENIDDYLEKGMYGAKEINPAEKKKYLGTYRERVLVALTKEEVLTQEYLPELEKAILENNDSKLLLNGLLHYNSLRPYIKLAEKCKHEFSIVSRLEGETDIYLVLACQKAVNKEDIHLYKEEPVEQEEEPVSLLEKVRKLFQ